Proteins encoded together in one Deinococcus hopiensis KR-140 window:
- a CDS encoding NADH-quinone oxidoreductase subunit A, protein MLLVALGIGVLAVVVSAILGPKKATRIKLMAYESGNDPEGGGVGTGQRFPVHFYLVAMLFIVFDIETAFFYPLAVAYQKLIPFAFFEAITFVALLLVGYFYILKKGVLEWN, encoded by the coding sequence ATGCTGCTGGTGGCCCTGGGGATCGGGGTGCTGGCCGTCGTCGTTTCCGCCATCCTGGGGCCGAAGAAAGCCACGCGTATCAAGCTCATGGCCTACGAGAGCGGCAACGATCCCGAAGGCGGCGGCGTGGGGACGGGTCAGCGCTTTCCAGTCCACTTCTACCTCGTCGCCATGCTGTTCATCGTGTTTGACATCGAGACGGCCTTTTTCTACCCGCTTGCGGTGGCCTACCAGAAGCTGATCCCCTTCGCCTTTTTCGAGGCGATCACCTTCGTGGCGCTGCTGCTGGTGGGTTACTTCTACATCCTGAAAAAAGGGGTGCTGGAGTGGAACTGA